AATCTATTACAGCTCTGAAATGACTATCATAGTGTTAGTTAGACTTACATAAATGCTTTTATGATTAATAGGCCGAAAATTATTTCACTATTTCAATTGATGGTTACAAGAGattgttattaaaattaattaaaaacatttttattttgccAAATAATTATGTCTTATGTCATTCAGTTCGTCGATGATGATGATAAGTGCTACTTGGAGAACAACTACACCTTCGACATTCGCAAGAATTGGGTGTGATCCATCGCATAAGTTACTGGAAGAAGAgaagtttattatttattattcattttcttgTACTATTTGTTCTCGACTGTGTATATTGATGGAATAAAAAGATGCttgaccaaaaataaaaaagatactCCTACCAGAGAGAAAGCATTTAAGGAAATTGTACACTTCAAGAACAGTGAATGCTTTACTTAAATGCATATTGGGGGCACTGCAGTGTTAACTCTTGTGGAAGTCACTAGATACTAACCTAatcaacataaatattttctgtATATGATCATGACAAAACCTCTATATAAATGAATGCAATAACATTCTCAAATATACAAATCTCAACTCTCTcagaaaccaaaaccaaagtTAAATTTCAACATGAAGAAGACCTACAAGTTTCAAagcctcttctcttctctcatctTCCTCCTACTCCTCTTCACACTCCTTTCAATTTCGAGAACAGACGCCGTCAAACCCGGTGTTGGCTGCCGACATCCGCCGTCACAAAACAGCTGCAAGACATGCATGGTGGAGCAGACGAAATACGGCTGTCCTAAGTGTGGGCCGGTGCTCGGATGCATGGCTCGTTGCCTTTGGGGAGGTTTGTCTCAGAGGAAATGCACCACCTCATGCGGTTGCGACACCTTCGCCAAGCCCTCGCTGCTGGAGTGTAAACGCTGCGTTTCTAGGTGTAAGTGTAGCTGTGCTGCTTAGGATATTAGCCACTTAATGCTCTCTTTTAGTGTGTTTAAATAATGTTGAGTTTTCTCGAATGTTGAATAAAAATGACGTGCAAGTATTTTCTTTCACTCAAATAGTTAAAAATCTAAGTTTTTGTTAAAGCGACCGAGTCATTCACACTCGATGTATTAAGTATTATTAATCGCTTTCATATAGAGAAAGAAGGTAACTAAATTCCTTTGTCTTCTTAATAGTGAAAGATTAAACAATATCATATTACACCAAATATCGAGAtgacttattttattaattggaTAGGGTTATCTACTTAAATCATCTTCATTCTCCAAGTGCTTAATCGTGATGTGAATACGGATGAGATCTTTCTTTCCACCAACTTTCCtgcaaataaagaagaagaaaacataagTAACTGAAATAAAGAAATAACATTTTTTGATTATACCATAGAGAATCTATGAAAATCgtagttaattaattataaagaaGTATATATTTTTCACTGTGATTAAATCATCTCGTTGGAATTAATTACCTTGGAAAGCTCATCAAGGCAGTGAAGGTAAAATTTTCCCTGTGCATGTTCCAAATCCGACATTGTAACCATCTCCCTAAAACGGTTTGATTAACAAAGCGTAAACCCAAAATATCATCAGATAGATTCATAATCATATCTAGAATTGGTTTAAACCAAGTAGAATCTCTGTTTAATGAGCTGATACAAAACATTACCTTGCATACACCTGAGAAGGTCACTTGATCACCGTCTTGAAGAAACGTCTGAGTTGTTCCGTTCATTGATAAAGGCTTCTGTCCATTCCAAGTTAGCTCAAGTAGGCACCCGTACGAATCTGGCTCCTGCGTTTATAATCAAGAAACAATGTTccttcgtctttttttttttggacatcACATGATAAGTTAGACGAGGAGGAAGCTGGTAAGAAAAGAGTTTACGGGTCCGCTTATGGTTCCGGTTCCAAGGAGATCACCAGGCCTCAAATTACAACCATTAACTGTATGGTGCGCTAGCTGCTGCGTTATGGTCCAATATCTGTCACAATAAGAGTTGGAGGCAAAACTGGTTAATCACAATGGATGATTTGGGATATGgagattataaaattaaaaaaggaaCTCACAAGTTTTGGAAGTTGCTCTTTGTTATTACAGAAGATTCATCTTTGCCAGAAGGTTTGAGTTGAACctataagagaaaaaaaaagaaagaaagggtCATGCTTACTTCGGTTCAATCCAAACATAAGCTGAAGTTGTTGGTAGCAATTAGAATCGGACACTACCTCCAAGGAGATATCGTAGTTTACAGACTCTTTCTCAGCCAGATATGGCAATGGAGGTGGATCCTGCAACAAGCATGATTTAGATCAGAGGATCAATGATAAAACAAACTGCGACACCAAGTACCAACCTGCTTGGGAGCTTGACAACTGAAAGGTTCAAGCGCATCTAAGGTAACAATCCAAGGAGATACCGTAGTCCCTACCACACAACAAAACAACGTTCAATGAAGTTCGTTGCTCAAAAACTCCAACTAGAGTAGATAGAGTATCAAACTTGAATACTAAATCCTCACCGAAACTCTTTCCTAGGAAAGGCCCAAGAGGTACATACTCCCACGCTTGAATGTCCCTAGCTAAACAACAAACATTTCATAAACCAAGTCACACACAGTCAAGGTTAAAGATgactcaaaagaaaaatatgattaaagTGAGTACCACTCCAGTCATTCATCAGTACAAGACCAAATATATGATCGGCTGCGTTATTCACGTCAATAGGCTTTCCCAATTCATTTCCTGGGCCAACCACAGCAGCCTGAATACCACGTTGCAAAAGACAGACAGGTTAAAGTTAATTGCTGAGTTGTCAATGGCTGACACCAAATCATTCTACACAAGAGAGGCATCGAATGCTTGCTTACCATTTCAAGCTCAAAATCAAGTTTCTTTGAAGGACCAAAATATGGTTCAGAGTTTCCTTGTGGATGGCCTTGACCTCTGGAAGAAAGCAAAACAAGAAAAGAATAAACTAGAAATTAGCATTTCATTATTAGTTTGTTTAACAAGACATCTCACTATATCCTCTGGTTCGTGTTCAAAGtaagaatattttatgaaacctctgaaaaaatgaaaactatttATTCTTGGCCAAAGCATAAGACCTTGCATGATGCATGACTTTAAACATGACATGTGGATTCTTAACAACCTAACCTTGGTCGAATAATGTCAGTCCCAGAGATGACGATAGATGATGCTCGTCCATGATATGCGATGGGAAGAcgaaacctgaaaaaaaaacaaaaaacaatggTAATATCATGTAAGATTAAAGATTTAACCAAATTCACCAAGAAACACCTCACAGCTCAAACGTAACATCAACCATACCAATTTGGGTTAATCGCATTCTGAGGCCCACGAAACATAAGACCGCAGTTCTTGGCGTGATGCATGGATGCAAAGAAGTCTGTATAGTCACCAATCACCATAGGAACAACCATTTCCACTTTACTCTGCAGATTCACACCAGAACAAAACGATGAAAACGTTAGTAACTGAACTTCAAAACAGCATCTCTCGCATGTTTCAGAATTAATCATTTCACACGAAGCTAACCATCTCATAGAATGATTTCCTCCTCAAAACATCATTATCTCGTAAGGTGGGTTCAGTAGCTGCATCAAACAAAGCACACCAAAACCTTAAAAgtcaaacaacaaaaacaaatgaatgGATAGGAATGAAAACCAAGGCATTACATGACAAGAGTCTTTGAAGCGTAGATCGCGCTTCCTTCCATGCAGGCCGTCCCATGGCCAAGAACTTATTCAGATTaggctgacaaaaaaaaacagagcacagaaactaaaaacattaacaacaaaacaaagacaACTTTATGTTCTTCTGAGAATATCACAATGAACAACATAACACCAACGGAACAGAACAAGAACTAGTCTTGTAAGTAAATCGAGAGCTTAGTAATAGTAAACAACTTAAGTTTATAGcaaaatttgagaaaatatcaaatcaaaattttagaATTAGGCTCAAAACAGAGCACATAAACCACACTTTAACAACAAAACAACCTTATGTTATTCTAATAACATAACCCTTACAGTACATAACTAGTCTTGTAAGTAGCTTACAGATCAAACTTAAGTACAGAGCAAACTTGAGAAAGGATCAAATTCAAAATACCGTAACTTACAGAATAATCAAGAGCTAAGTTCCGAGGAGACTAGATAGTAATCC
The Raphanus sativus cultivar WK10039 chromosome 1, ASM80110v3, whole genome shotgun sequence DNA segment above includes these coding regions:
- the LOC108854191 gene encoding fumarylacetoacetase; translation: MAALLKSFVDVAPDSHFPIQNLPYGVFKPDSNSSPRPSVAIGDSVLDLSAISQAGLFDGPILNASDCFLQPNLNKFLAMGRPAWKEARSTLQRLLSSTEPTLRDNDVLRRKSFYEMSKVEMVVPMVIGDYTDFFASMHHAKNCGLMFRGPQNAINPNWFRLPIAYHGRASSIVISGTDIIRPRGQGHPQGNSEPYFGPSKKLDFELEMAAVVGPGNELGKPIDVNNAADHIFGLVLMNDWSARDIQAWEYVPLGPFLGKSFGTTVSPWIVTLDALEPFSCQAPKQDPPPLPYLAEKESVNYDISLEVQLKPSGKDESSVITKSNFQNLYWTITQQLAHHTVNGCNLRPGDLLGTGTISGPEPDSYGCLLELTWNGQKPLSMNGTTQTFLQDGDQVTFSGVCKGDGYNVGFGTCTGKILPSLP